One window from the genome of Bdellovibrio sp. NC01 encodes:
- a CDS encoding metalloproteinase domain-containing protein: MRKSLMVLALPMLFATTQVQASAFDSLNDQQLQEQAYSLLENNAASIRMSGDVHDNERLTDILGKVKARNEEIMKRLEEGRDLENLESPISNVDTKCEVQSDKKSADCTTFISYSPMGETGIQFRVILDAQGNAVDIVRNVLVSRGD; encoded by the coding sequence ATGCGTAAGTCTTTGATGGTTTTGGCTTTGCCAATGTTGTTCGCTACGACTCAAGTTCAAGCATCGGCTTTTGATTCTTTGAACGATCAACAATTGCAAGAGCAAGCCTACTCTCTTTTAGAAAACAACGCGGCCTCTATCCGCATGTCTGGCGACGTTCATGACAATGAAAGACTGACGGATATCTTGGGCAAAGTAAAAGCTCGCAATGAAGAGATCATGAAGCGCCTTGAAGAAGGCCGTGATCTTGAAAATCTAGAAAGCCCGATTTCAAACGTTGATACAAAATGCGAAGTGCAAAGCGATAAGAAATCTGCAGACTGCACGACTTTTATTTCATACAGCCCAATGGGTGAAACTGGTATTCAATTCAGAGTGATCCTGGATGCACAAGGTAACGCTGTAGACATCGTTCGCAATGTGCTTGTTTCTCGCGGTGACTAA
- a CDS encoding tail fiber domain-containing protein, producing MKTPCIFLGNLVFALLLPTFTWAGAVITYHGRLLDQNDQPLEAANVTFRIRIFSPSPKKCLLYEESRTVNMTASQGVFVIPIGDGSGTRSGDDPGLTIENIFANNGTTISNLVCNSTSSYTSQTLDQREMIVSYDDHTGYGWDNLPSMALNYVPFSVNSHDTQNVGGTAAKSVLRVVDPNPANPAFDATPLTPAGFTQLMSLINGTSTQYEKAGKLNGTTVPSLTNGQVLGWNGGAWTAVTPMTSYTETDPSVKSFAKSNLPTCAANSFLKNDGSGNLVCVVASGTASGTVTSVAAGTGLKTDQASNAAITSSGTLAVDVGTGANQVVQLDSSSKLPAVDGSLLTNVVASSLSSSASINISGDIVSSNGNIQTNKSLTAKDALYLYDAKTPTPSSVGLKAPANVTASYILTLPTAQGTSGQVLGMSATTGQLSWISPSTGTVTSVTASAPLASSGGATPNISLPKVDATQDGYLSKTDFSAFNNKQPAGNYITTLTGDVTSSAFSSGSVTTTIANSAVTATKMNFGGVNSATSNLVVSDSTGKFYSFGCSTAGQVATWTVAGWGCAATSINALNDLPDVYVYAPGNVIFFGPGTSPPATESGGTGGNTVFGAKAMAVNQNGGQNTAFGAETLSSSTSSSENSAFGWQALLSNTTGQLNTSIGAESMIGNTTGSENSAIGTGALGGIGSGNNNSAIGAWSGQGLKSGSYNVIIGSQAVGSSPNSSTFNNNTIVGSRSARYLTTGADANVVLGYQAANNLTTGANNIIIGNNISAVTATSSNTLNIGNLIFANSVDGTGTTLSTGKVGIGVNSPAYKLDVAGDINTSTCFRIGASVVSGTCASDQRLKENIQDYSQGLKELLSVRLRTYRFNGLGEMPKTGETAVGVIAQELEQTNPDLVKPRLVKMHPEDTELTEIKTVDYSKFSYMLINAVKELYAKLVNQDQSLEIHNRQILALQKENAELKARLDRLEKSMQGSQ from the coding sequence ATGAAAACACCATGCATCTTTCTTGGAAATTTAGTGTTCGCCTTGTTGCTACCCACTTTCACTTGGGCAGGCGCGGTTATCACTTATCATGGTCGACTTCTTGATCAAAACGATCAACCACTGGAAGCAGCGAACGTGACATTTCGCATTCGCATTTTTAGTCCGAGTCCTAAAAAATGTCTTCTTTACGAGGAAAGTCGAACTGTAAATATGACGGCTTCACAAGGTGTGTTTGTGATTCCAATCGGCGACGGCTCAGGCACTCGTTCGGGCGACGATCCGGGTCTTACGATCGAAAATATTTTCGCTAATAATGGTACGACTATTTCTAATTTGGTCTGTAACTCAACGAGTTCTTATACTTCTCAGACATTAGATCAACGCGAAATGATTGTTTCATATGATGATCATACAGGATATGGCTGGGACAATCTTCCTTCCATGGCTTTAAATTATGTGCCGTTTTCTGTGAACTCTCACGATACTCAGAATGTGGGTGGTACTGCTGCAAAATCTGTATTGCGTGTCGTAGATCCAAATCCCGCAAATCCTGCATTCGATGCCACGCCTTTAACGCCCGCTGGTTTCACGCAGTTGATGTCGTTAATTAACGGGACGTCTACTCAATATGAAAAAGCCGGAAAACTCAATGGCACAACGGTTCCATCGTTAACTAACGGGCAAGTCCTTGGCTGGAATGGTGGAGCTTGGACTGCGGTAACGCCGATGACTTCCTATACAGAGACCGACCCTTCGGTAAAATCTTTTGCAAAATCGAACCTGCCGACTTGCGCTGCAAATTCATTTTTAAAAAATGATGGTTCTGGAAATTTGGTGTGCGTGGTCGCTTCAGGAACAGCATCAGGCACAGTCACAAGTGTGGCTGCGGGAACAGGATTAAAAACGGATCAAGCAAGCAATGCCGCTATCACTAGTTCGGGAACGCTTGCCGTCGACGTAGGAACCGGCGCAAATCAAGTCGTGCAATTGGATTCATCAAGCAAGTTACCGGCAGTGGATGGATCGCTTCTAACGAATGTTGTAGCTTCTAGTTTATCAAGCTCAGCTTCGATTAATATTTCAGGAGATATCGTATCCAGTAACGGCAACATTCAAACGAATAAATCGCTCACGGCCAAAGATGCGCTCTATCTTTATGATGCGAAAACTCCAACACCAAGTTCTGTTGGTTTAAAAGCTCCTGCAAACGTAACGGCCAGTTATATTCTAACGTTGCCGACAGCCCAGGGTACTTCAGGCCAAGTACTTGGAATGAGCGCAACGACAGGGCAGCTTTCTTGGATCAGCCCGAGCACAGGCACAGTGACAAGTGTCACTGCAAGTGCGCCACTTGCTTCAAGTGGAGGCGCGACTCCTAATATTTCTTTGCCAAAAGTGGATGCAACTCAAGACGGTTATTTGTCTAAAACGGATTTCAGCGCTTTCAACAATAAGCAACCGGCTGGAAATTACATTACAACATTAACAGGCGATGTGACTTCCTCCGCATTCAGTTCGGGATCTGTGACCACAACAATTGCAAACAGCGCAGTGACGGCAACGAAAATGAATTTTGGTGGAGTGAATAGCGCGACGTCAAATCTTGTGGTCAGCGATTCGACCGGAAAATTTTATTCTTTTGGTTGTAGTACTGCCGGACAGGTCGCTACTTGGACTGTCGCGGGCTGGGGTTGTGCTGCGACCAGCATTAATGCTTTAAATGATTTACCTGACGTCTATGTGTACGCTCCGGGCAACGTCATCTTTTTTGGGCCTGGTACTTCCCCTCCGGCGACAGAAAGCGGTGGTACGGGCGGAAACACAGTATTCGGTGCTAAGGCAATGGCAGTGAATCAAAACGGTGGTCAGAATACCGCGTTTGGCGCAGAGACGCTTTCTTCATCGACCTCAAGCTCTGAAAACTCTGCCTTTGGTTGGCAGGCACTGCTGTCAAATACAACGGGACAACTCAACACTTCAATTGGCGCTGAGTCGATGATCGGCAATACGACCGGCAGCGAAAACTCTGCAATCGGTACCGGCGCACTTGGGGGCATAGGCAGCGGCAATAACAACTCCGCCATCGGTGCTTGGTCAGGACAGGGACTCAAATCGGGAAGTTATAACGTCATCATCGGTTCTCAAGCTGTGGGCAGCTCGCCGAACTCTTCAACATTTAATAACAATACGATTGTTGGTAGCCGCTCTGCACGCTATCTAACAACTGGTGCAGATGCCAACGTTGTTCTTGGTTATCAAGCCGCTAACAACTTAACGACCGGTGCAAACAATATTATTATTGGCAATAACATCAGCGCGGTAACTGCGACTTCAAGTAATACACTGAACATTGGAAATTTGATTTTTGCAAATAGCGTTGACGGCACGGGCACTACTTTATCGACAGGCAAAGTCGGTATTGGTGTGAACAGCCCAGCTTATAAACTGGATGTTGCCGGAGACATTAACACTTCAACGTGTTTCCGCATTGGTGCATCCGTTGTTAGCGGCACCTGTGCCTCGGATCAAAGATTGAAAGAAAATATTCAAGATTACTCTCAAGGACTTAAAGAACTTCTGAGTGTTCGCTTAAGAACATATCGCTTCAATGGCTTGGGTGAAATGCCTAAAACTGGTGAAACAGCTGTTGGTGTTATCGCGCAAGAACTAGAGCAAACAAATCCCGATCTTGTGAAGCCGCGTTTGGTGAAAATGCATCCAGAAGATACCGAACTCACTGAAATTAAAACGGTCGATTACTCGAAGTTTTCGTACATGCTTATTAACGCCGTGAAAGAGCTCTATGCAAAGCTTGTTAACCAAGATCAGTCTCTTGAAATTCACAATAGACAAATCCTTGCTTTGCAAAAAGAGAACGCCGAACTCAAAGCCCGCTTAGACCGCCTGGAAAAGTCCATGCAGGGTTCCCAGTAA
- a CDS encoding response regulator — MEQLKDKPLILTIDDEPTIRSAIQLIMSRRHCNVLGAQDAEEAKTLVQANTFDIILLDVKLGKSSGLDFLKYLREELKIATPVLMMSGLADTERIKEASKYNIKGFLLKPFNSKGLEEKVFSSMDGFVKPQAA, encoded by the coding sequence ATGGAACAACTGAAAGACAAACCGTTGATATTGACGATTGATGACGAACCAACGATTCGCTCGGCAATTCAGTTAATTATGTCGCGTCGTCACTGCAATGTCCTGGGGGCGCAAGACGCTGAAGAGGCTAAAACTCTGGTCCAAGCCAACACCTTTGACATCATTTTGCTTGATGTAAAACTGGGCAAATCAAGTGGCCTGGATTTCCTTAAATATTTGCGCGAAGAGTTGAAAATAGCGACTCCCGTGCTGATGATGAGCGGTCTTGCGGACACAGAACGAATTAAAGAAGCCAGTAAGTACAATATTAAGGGCTTCTTGCTAAAACCGTTTAACTCCAAAGGCTTAGAGGAGAAGGTTTTCAGTTCGATGGATGGGTTCGTAAAACCCCAGGCGGCCTAG
- a CDS encoding hydroxymethylglutaryl-CoA lyase, with the protein MKKNAVVIVEMGLRDGLQNEKTVLDADTRVEFAKRLIEAGTKRVEIGSFVSPKWVPQMAGTSEILAKTFALQKTGALPKKTEFSVLVPNEHGMLDAIKSGVKEIAIFAACSESFSKKNINCTIEESFQRFEPVMALAKKHKIKVRGYLSTCFGCPFEGKVPEARVVKLAQRMHKMGVYELSIGDTIGVADVGQVRSLFKKLKKVVPAKKLAGHFHDTRGQALANILAAYDMGITVFDASLGGLGGCPYAPGATGNVATEDVVYMFHGMGVKTGLNLDKLLEINPWMAEKIQHPLPSKVGKVGKLKPLGKVL; encoded by the coding sequence ATGAAAAAGAACGCAGTCGTTATTGTTGAAATGGGACTTCGTGACGGACTTCAAAACGAGAAAACCGTTTTGGATGCTGACACGCGCGTTGAATTCGCAAAACGATTGATTGAAGCGGGAACGAAACGAGTTGAAATTGGTTCGTTCGTATCACCTAAATGGGTTCCGCAAATGGCGGGCACATCTGAAATCTTAGCAAAGACTTTTGCTTTGCAAAAAACAGGTGCGCTACCAAAGAAGACAGAATTTTCTGTGCTGGTTCCAAATGAACACGGAATGCTGGATGCAATCAAATCCGGTGTGAAAGAAATCGCAATCTTTGCTGCGTGTTCAGAATCATTCTCTAAGAAAAATATCAACTGCACGATTGAAGAAAGTTTCCAACGTTTTGAGCCGGTGATGGCTTTAGCGAAGAAACATAAAATCAAAGTGCGTGGTTATCTTTCAACATGCTTTGGCTGTCCGTTCGAAGGCAAAGTGCCTGAGGCGCGTGTTGTGAAGCTTGCGCAAAGAATGCATAAGATGGGCGTTTATGAACTTTCAATCGGCGATACCATTGGTGTTGCTGATGTGGGGCAGGTTCGTTCGTTGTTTAAAAAATTGAAGAAGGTTGTCCCTGCGAAAAAGTTAGCGGGACATTTTCACGATACTCGTGGGCAGGCGTTGGCAAACATTCTTGCGGCCTACGACATGGGTATTACGGTGTTTGATGCAAGCTTGGGTGGCTTAGGTGGTTGCCCTTACGCTCCAGGTGCAACGGGCAACGTTGCAACTGAAGACGTGGTTTACATGTTCCATGGTATGGGCGTGAAGACAGGTTTGAATCTTGATAAGCTTCTTGAAATAAATCCGTGGATGGCAGAAAAAATCCAACATCCACTTCCATCAAAAGTCGGCAAGGTTGGAAAACTCAAGCCGCTTGGTAAAGTTCTTTAA
- a CDS encoding redoxin domain-containing protein has product MMSLVLSGTLLVLGFYFFEQYNFTPGDQVAAPERFPASVNSTFLDKQVPTLLVFAHPKCTCTQATLAELEKLKSKLGAQVAVKVFISYDPQDAFEGQAIEKQARTIANVEVEKDLNRKVAKTFGALTSGQTMLYAPEGNLLFQGGITDSRGHQGDNPGAQQIARIVTGPFIKSAFARTPTFGCHL; this is encoded by the coding sequence ATGATGAGTTTGGTCCTCTCTGGAACGCTTTTGGTGCTGGGCTTTTACTTCTTCGAGCAATACAACTTCACACCAGGCGATCAAGTCGCCGCGCCAGAGCGTTTTCCCGCTTCGGTGAATTCTACTTTCCTTGATAAACAAGTTCCAACACTCTTGGTGTTTGCTCATCCTAAATGTACGTGCACGCAGGCGACTCTTGCGGAGTTAGAGAAGCTGAAGTCGAAGCTTGGGGCGCAAGTCGCAGTAAAAGTTTTCATTTCATATGATCCGCAAGATGCGTTTGAAGGCCAAGCTATTGAAAAACAAGCGCGCACGATTGCTAATGTTGAAGTTGAAAAAGATCTAAATCGTAAAGTTGCAAAAACTTTTGGTGCGCTGACGTCAGGACAAACGATGTTATATGCGCCAGAGGGAAATTTGTTATTCCAAGGCGGCATTACAGATAGTCGCGGTCATCAGGGTGACAATCCTGGTGCTCAACAGATCGCCCGCATTGTGACGGGTCCATTTATTAAAAGCGCATTTGCAAGAACTCCCACCTTTGGCTGTCATCTTTAG
- a CDS encoding biotin/lipoyl-containing protein: MEVKVRIDGVDHKAQAQLMKGTLWVHVNGRTFTMDAGSGQKSRKKAGGGGSSDTIAAPMPGKVTKILLTAGSAVKAGQAVLVMEAMKMEYTLKSEIDGTIESVSCAVGEQVALGKALVKMKPSAEK; this comes from the coding sequence ATGGAAGTTAAAGTAAGAATCGACGGTGTTGATCACAAAGCCCAAGCGCAACTTATGAAGGGCACTTTGTGGGTGCACGTAAATGGTCGCACCTTCACAATGGACGCTGGCTCTGGACAAAAGTCTCGTAAAAAAGCTGGTGGCGGTGGTTCTTCGGATACAATCGCGGCCCCAATGCCAGGTAAAGTAACTAAGATTCTTTTAACTGCGGGTTCAGCAGTCAAAGCGGGCCAAGCCGTGCTTGTGATGGAAGCCATGAAAATGGAATACACACTGAAGAGCGAAATCGATGGTACAATTGAATCAGTATCATGTGCGGTTGGCGAGCAAGTGGCTTTAGGTAAAGCCCTTGTGAAAATGAAACCATCTGCCGAAAAGTAA
- a CDS encoding ATP-binding protein, with the protein MEELNKREQERIQKMYVAIRSENFHRTDKLFSYLMVAQWMFAIGCAIFLTPTTYNGNVSTLHPHVWAALVLGGLLTFLPCSFIILRPAEEITRHVVAVTQIGMSALLIHLTGGRIETHFHIFGSLAFLAFYRDWKVLVTAAAVAAVDHLLRGIYWPSSVFGVEAVSHWRWMEHSAWVVFEISFLIPGCIRVQEQMRAISERQVQLEMMNERIEKNVQLRTEELANTQRQLMQSQKLEAIGQLASGVAHDFNNMLGGILAYASLLKEDYANDPHLVSSLNVIETSAERGAELTKKLLAFARKGNYEHTIVDLQKTIEEAVSLLEPSLDEKITVAIDLDKNLWPTEGDSTQIFQVVMNLAVNSKDAMPTGGHIKISATNVEADEDYCAVHKSVTKGSYVRLSIEDNGSGIPKEIQEKVFEPFFTTKQPGSGTGLGLSMVYGIMKNHKGAVGLYSEQGHGTVFHLYFPRSRKVAFREAPVSGLSIPSKTFLQGQDILLADDEETMRKAGSDILKRYGASVHAYEDGSLALAALEENPERFKIIILDAIMPKMNGIETFHKMREMAPDAQFVFSSGYAESSEITELRNRYAVKFIQKPFKAEQLAREIMKKAA; encoded by the coding sequence ATGGAAGAATTAAACAAACGTGAACAAGAACGTATACAAAAGATGTATGTGGCGATTAGAAGCGAAAACTTTCATCGTACAGACAAATTGTTTTCGTATTTGATGGTGGCGCAATGGATGTTCGCGATTGGTTGTGCAATCTTCCTGACTCCGACAACTTATAATGGCAACGTTTCCACATTGCATCCCCATGTATGGGCAGCTCTTGTATTGGGTGGTCTTCTTACTTTCTTGCCGTGTAGTTTTATCATCTTACGTCCCGCTGAAGAGATCACTCGTCACGTCGTCGCAGTCACTCAAATTGGTATGTCGGCGTTGTTGATTCACTTAACTGGTGGTCGCATAGAAACGCATTTTCATATCTTTGGTTCATTGGCTTTCCTTGCGTTTTATCGCGATTGGAAAGTTTTAGTGACAGCTGCGGCCGTTGCGGCAGTAGATCATTTACTGCGTGGAATTTATTGGCCATCATCTGTGTTTGGCGTCGAGGCTGTAAGTCATTGGCGATGGATGGAGCATTCTGCGTGGGTGGTCTTCGAGATTTCATTCTTAATTCCAGGTTGTATTAGAGTGCAAGAGCAAATGCGTGCGATTTCAGAGCGCCAAGTACAACTTGAAATGATGAACGAGCGTATCGAGAAAAATGTGCAACTGCGCACGGAAGAGTTAGCGAATACGCAACGTCAATTGATGCAATCTCAAAAGTTAGAAGCCATCGGGCAGTTGGCAAGTGGTGTGGCACATGACTTCAACAATATGTTGGGTGGTATCTTAGCTTACGCAAGTCTTTTGAAAGAAGATTACGCCAATGATCCGCATTTGGTTTCTTCTTTAAACGTGATTGAAACAAGTGCTGAACGTGGTGCGGAACTTACGAAAAAGCTTTTGGCGTTTGCGCGTAAAGGTAACTACGAACATACGATCGTGGATTTACAAAAGACAATCGAAGAAGCGGTGAGTTTGTTGGAACCGTCGCTGGACGAAAAAATCACGGTGGCGATCGATCTGGATAAAAACTTGTGGCCGACAGAAGGCGATTCGACACAGATTTTCCAAGTGGTGATGAACTTGGCCGTGAATTCTAAAGATGCGATGCCAACGGGTGGTCATATCAAGATTTCGGCTACAAACGTTGAAGCGGATGAAGACTACTGTGCCGTTCATAAATCGGTGACCAAAGGAAGCTATGTGCGTTTGTCGATCGAAGACAACGGCTCTGGTATTCCGAAAGAGATCCAGGAAAAAGTTTTTGAACCATTCTTTACGACAAAACAACCGGGCTCGGGCACGGGTTTAGGTTTGTCGATGGTTTACGGGATTATGAAAAATCATAAAGGTGCAGTGGGTTTGTATTCGGAACAAGGTCACGGCACGGTTTTCCATTTGTATTTCCCACGCTCGCGTAAAGTGGCTTTCCGTGAAGCACCAGTTTCTGGTTTGTCGATTCCTTCAAAAACATTCTTACAAGGCCAAGACATTTTGTTGGCTGACGATGAAGAGACAATGCGTAAAGCGGGCAGTGATATTCTAAAACGTTACGGTGCAAGTGTGCATGCTTATGAAGACGGTTCATTGGCATTGGCAGCGCTTGAAGAAAATCCAGAGCGTTTTAAGATTATTATCTTGGATGCGATTATGCCAAAAATGAACGGCATCGAAACTTTCCACAAGATGCGCGAAATGGCTCCTGACGCTCAGTTTGTGTTTTCTAGCGGTTATGCAGAGAGCTCTGAAATTACGGAACTACGAAATCGATATGCAGTGAAGTTCATCCAGAAACCTTTTAAAGCCGAGCAGCTTGCTCGGGAAATTATGAAGAAGGCGGCTTAG
- a CDS encoding acetyl/propionyl/methylcrotonyl-CoA carboxylase subunit alpha, with translation MPVKFTRIAIANRGEVAVRIIKACEELGIETVLLHSEADINSRAYRMATKTICIGPAPTAESYLNIQANINGALAGGAQAIHPGFGFLSENADFAEAVEKAGITFIGPSAEAIRSLGDKVHCKELAKKAGLPLVPGYQGEHQDVPHLIEQVKKIGLPVIVKAAAGGGGRGMKLITKIEDAAELIESAQREAQSAFGSPKVFLEKYLDRAKHIEFQVFGDSTGQVIHFFDRECSVQRRHQKIIEEATSPSLTDDLRRRMGEAACAIATLGKYKGAGTVEFLLQDGEFYLLEVNTRLQVEHPVTEEVLGVDLVKMQILTAQGDFVHDPKQVRVPRGHSIECRIYAENPFMGGVPSTGLLGHVAWPEGPGRRYEYGFDEGDTITPFYDPMIAKVIVWDENRPRAIQKMIRVLKDSVVFGVHTNIPYLIEILSHKEFVMGTMTTRFIETYFAEALKEPELTEVEKKIAAGALAQVRGVATAEGSAAMTAGVSSPWSSFWRGV, from the coding sequence ATGCCTGTTAAATTTACTCGTATCGCCATTGCCAATCGCGGTGAAGTCGCGGTTCGCATTATCAAAGCTTGCGAAGAGTTGGGAATCGAAACGGTTCTTCTACACTCTGAAGCGGACATCAATTCTCGCGCTTACAGAATGGCGACTAAAACAATCTGCATCGGCCCAGCGCCAACAGCCGAAAGTTATTTAAACATTCAAGCAAATATCAACGGAGCTTTAGCTGGTGGCGCGCAAGCGATTCATCCAGGTTTCGGTTTCCTTTCTGAAAATGCTGATTTCGCTGAAGCAGTTGAAAAAGCTGGTATCACTTTCATCGGTCCTTCTGCTGAAGCGATTCGTTCTTTAGGTGACAAAGTTCACTGTAAAGAGCTTGCGAAAAAAGCGGGCTTGCCACTTGTGCCTGGTTATCAAGGTGAACACCAAGATGTTCCGCACTTGATTGAGCAAGTTAAAAAAATCGGATTGCCAGTGATCGTGAAAGCCGCAGCAGGCGGTGGCGGTCGTGGTATGAAATTGATCACAAAAATTGAAGATGCGGCAGAGTTGATCGAGTCCGCACAACGTGAAGCTCAATCAGCGTTTGGTTCGCCAAAAGTTTTCTTAGAAAAATATCTGGATCGCGCTAAACACATCGAGTTCCAAGTATTCGGCGATAGCACAGGGCAAGTGATTCATTTCTTTGATCGCGAATGTTCAGTGCAAAGACGTCACCAAAAAATTATCGAAGAAGCGACTTCGCCTTCATTGACGGACGATCTTCGTCGTCGCATGGGTGAAGCTGCATGTGCGATTGCAACTTTGGGAAAATACAAAGGTGCTGGCACAGTTGAATTCCTATTGCAAGACGGTGAATTCTATTTGCTTGAGGTAAATACGCGTTTGCAAGTTGAACATCCAGTGACGGAAGAAGTTTTGGGTGTGGATTTAGTGAAAATGCAAATCCTGACGGCGCAAGGTGATTTCGTGCACGATCCAAAACAAGTGCGTGTGCCTCGTGGTCATTCTATCGAGTGTCGTATTTACGCTGAAAATCCGTTCATGGGTGGTGTGCCTTCAACAGGTTTGTTGGGTCACGTAGCTTGGCCAGAAGGCCCAGGCCGTCGTTATGAATATGGTTTTGATGAAGGCGACACAATCACTCCGTTCTATGATCCGATGATCGCGAAAGTGATTGTGTGGGATGAAAATCGTCCGCGTGCGATTCAAAAAATGATCCGCGTGTTGAAAGACTCTGTTGTGTTTGGTGTGCATACGAATATTCCATACTTGATCGAAATTCTTTCACACAAAGAATTCGTGATGGGCACAATGACAACTCGCTTTATTGAAACGTATTTTGCTGAAGCTTTGAAAGAACCTGAATTGACTGAAGTTGAAAAGAAAATCGCAGCGGGTGCTTTGGCACAAGTTCGTGGTGTCGCAACGGCTGAAGGTTCTGCGGCGATGACAGCAGGTGTTTCGTCTCCATGGTCTTCATTCTGGAGAGGTGTCTAA